One part of the Vicia villosa cultivar HV-30 ecotype Madison, WI linkage group LG6, Vvil1.0, whole genome shotgun sequence genome encodes these proteins:
- the LOC131608734 gene encoding large ribosomal subunit protein uL2m-like, translating into MSGVKRALRQFTFGQGKTAGRNSSGRITSFHRGGGAKRLQRVIDLKRNTSSSIGIVERIEYDPNRSSRIALVRWLNGIHPPPQRRTPAASESSTSAASPRVLQIDPSSTANDTRGVFGLSPMLPQLHAGAASGKVFISAFSSKTKEDKTESAPLPLGLPRIAVAAARPAFFGMRSKGEDEKLEIRNWKKNSNVWEHRNKRKAAISWHNIA; encoded by the coding sequence ATGTCAGGAGTGAAGAGAGCACTGCGTCAGTTCACCTTCGGCCAAGGCAAAACCGCCGGCCGCAACTCTTCCGGCAGAATCACCTCCTTCCACAGAGGCGGCGGCGCAAAACGGTTACAACGAGTTATCGATCTCAAACGTAACACTTCTTCATCCATCGGTATCGTCGAACGAATCGAATACGATCCTAACCGTTCATCTCGCATCGCTCTCGTTCGTTGGCTCAACGGTATCCATCCACCTCCTCAACGCCGCACTCCCGCCGCATCGGAATCGTCCACCTCCGCGGCCTCACCTAGAGTCCTCCAAATCGATCCGTCGTCAACCGCAAATGACACTCGCGGCGTGTTTGGTTTGAGTCCAATGCTTCCGCAACTCCACGCCGGAGCTGCTTCCGGGAAGGTTTTCATTTCTGCGTTTTCGTCGAAGACTAAGGAGGATAAAACTGAATCAGCTCCGTTGCCGTTAGGGTTACCGAGGATTGCTGTGGCGGCGGCGAGACCTGCGTTCTTCGGTATGCGATCGAAAGGCGAAGATGAGAAGTTGGAGATTCGGAATTGGAAGAAGAATAGTAATGTTTGGGAGCATAGGAACAAGCGTAAAGCGGCGATTTCGTGGCACAATATTGCTTGA
- the LOC131608737 gene encoding ribulose bisphosphate carboxylase small subunit, chloroplastic 3-like, which produces MASMISSSAVTTVNRASKVQSAAVAPFVGLKSMAGFPVKKVNTDITSIASNGGRVHCMQVWPPIGKKKFETLSYLPPLTREQLLKEVEYLLRKGWVPCLEFELEKGFVYREHNKSPGYYDGRYWTMWKLPMFGTTDASQVLKELDEVIAAYPEAFVRIIGFDNVRQVQCISFIAHTPNSY; this is translated from the exons ATGGCTTCAATGATTTCCTCTTCAGCTGTGACAACAGTTAACCGCGCCTCTAAGGTTCAATCCGCCGCAGTGGCTCCATTCGTCGGCCTCAAATCCATGGCTGGATTTCCAGTTAAGAAGGTCAACACTGACATTACTTCCATTGCAAGCAATGGTGGAAGAGTACACTGCATGCAG GTGTGGCCTCCAATTGGAAAGAAGAAGTTTGAGACACTTTCATATTTGCCACCATTGACCAGAGAGCAATTGTTGAAAGAAGTTGAATACCTTCTCAGGAAGGGATGGGTTCCTTGTTTGGAATTTGAGTTGGAG AAAGGTTTCGTGTACCGTGAGCACAACAAGTCACCAGGATACTATGATGGAAGATACTGGACAATGTGGAAGCTTCCTATGTTTGGTACCACTGATGCTTCTCAAGTCTTGAAGGAGCTTGATGAAGTTATTGCGGCTTACCCTGAAGCTTTCGTCCGTATCATCGGTTTCGACAACGTTCGTCAAGTTCAGTGCATCAGTTTCATTGCACACACACCAAATTCCTACTAA
- the LOC131608735 gene encoding ribulose bisphosphate carboxylase small subunit, chloroplastic 3-like — MASMISSSAVTTVNRASKVQSATVAPFVGLKSMAGFPVQKVNTDITSIASNGGRVKCMQVWPPIGKKKFETLSYLPPLTREQLLKEVEYLLRKGWVPCLEFELEKGFVYREHNKSPGYYDGRYWTMWKLPMFGTTDASQVLKELDEVIAAYPEAFVRIIGFDNVRQVQCISFIAHTPNSY, encoded by the exons ATGGCTTCTATGATTTCCTCTTCAGCTGTGACTACTGTCAACCGTGCCTCTAAGGTGCAATCCGCCACAGTGGCTCCATTTGTTGGCCTCAAATCCATGGCTGGATTCCCAGTTCAGAAGGTCAACACTGACATTACCTCCATTGCAAGCAATGGTGGAAGAGTAAAGTGCATGCAg GTGTGGCCTCCAATTGGAAAGAAGAAGTTTGAGACTCTTTCATATTTGCCACCATTGACCAGAGAGCAATTGTTGAAAGAAGTTGAATACCTTCTCAGGAAGGGATGGGTTCCTTGCTTGGAATTTGAGTTGGAG AAAGGATTTGTGTACCGTGAGCACAACAAGTCACCAGGATACTATGATGGAAGATACTGGACAATGTGGAAGCTTCCTATGTTTGGTACCACTGATGCTTCTCAAGTCTTGAAGGAGCTTGATGAAGTTATTGCGGCTTACCCTGAAGCTTTCGTCCGTATCATCGGTTTCGACAACGTTCGTCAAGTTCAGTGCATCAGTTTCATTGCACACACACCAAATTCCTACTAA
- the LOC131608736 gene encoding ribulose bisphosphate carboxylase small subunit, chloroplastic 3-like encodes MASMISSSAVTTVNRATKVQSAAVAPFVGLKSMAGFPVKKVNTDITSIASNGGRVHCMQVWPPIGKKKFETLSYLPPLTREQLLKEVEYLLRKGWVPCLEFELEKGFVYREHNNSPGYYDGRYWTMWKLPMFGTTDAAQVLKELDEVIAAYPEAFVRIIGFDNVRQVQCISFIAHTPKTY; translated from the exons ATGGCCTCTATGATTTCCTCTTCAGCTGTAACAACAGTTAACCGTGCCACTAAGGTGCAATCCGCCGCAGTGGCTCCGTTCGTCGGCCTCAAATCCATGGCTGGATTCCCAGTTAAGAAGGTCAACACTGACATTACTTCCATTGCAAGCAATGGTGGAAGAGTACACTGCATGCAG GTGTGGCCTCCAATTGGAAAAAAGAAGTTTGAGACACTTTCATATTTGCCACCATTGACCAGAGAACAATTGTTGAAAGAAGTTGAATACCTTCTAAGGAAGGGATGGGTTCCTTGCTTGGAATTTGAGTTGGAG AAAGGATTTGTGTACCGTGAGCACAACAACTCGCCAGGATACTATGATGGAAGATACTGGACAATGTGGAAGCTTCCTATGTTTGGTACCACTGATGCTGCTCAAGTCTTGAAGGAGCTTGATGAAGTTATTGCCGCTTACCCCGAAGCTTTCGTCCGTATCATCGGTTTCGACAATGTTCGTCAAGTGCAGTGCATCAGTTTCATTGCACACACACCAAAAACCTACTAA